Proteins from a genomic interval of Gadus morhua chromosome 19, gadMor3.0, whole genome shotgun sequence:
- the llph gene encoding protein LLP homolog gives MAKSLRSKWKRKMRAEKRKKNEPKELARLKKALATDGKVAIDDVMDGIQEIATLVPASKLTEKKVDGEVDDGKMDLDGKRCKKTHLDENGQYPTWMNQRQAKKLKGKRHAKKGGKFKNKKGMAW, from the exons ATGGCGAAGAGCCTGAGGAGCAAATGGAAGAGGAAGATGCGggcggagaaaaggaagaaGAACGAGCCGAAAGAGCTGGCCCGGTTAAAGAAGGCCCTGGCGACGGACGGGAAGGTCGCGATTGACGACGTGATGGACGGCATCCAGGAGATCGCCACCTTGGTGCCAGCCTCCAAACTCACGGAGAAGAAAGTGGACGGAGAGGTTGAcg ATGGGAAGATGGACTTGGACGGGAAGCGCTGCAAGAAGACCCACCTGGACGAGAACGGCCAGTACCCCACCTGGATGAACCAGCGGCAGGCCAAGAAGCTCAAGGGCAAGCGGCACGCCAAGAAGGGCGGGAAGTTCAAGAACAAGAAAGGCATGGCGTGGTGA